In Luteibacter mycovicinus, a genomic segment contains:
- a CDS encoding RNA polymerase sigma factor FliA translates to MSVASEYLEITRVPADQLVKTHAPLVRRIAYHLMGRLPPSVDANDLMQAGMIGLLEAARNYSPTRAASFETYAGIRIRGAMLDELRKTDWTPRSVHRKLREVAEVTRQIENETGGDAEDAEVMKRLGIDAMEYNQILADAASARLLSLTAPEGDEGAAIDVADPDASGPEGNFEKNGLRDALAQSIDGLPEREKLVMSLYYDEELNLKEIGVVLGVSESRVCQIHGQALIRLRARMTGWKDKQ, encoded by the coding sequence GTGAGTGTCGCTAGCGAATACCTTGAAATCACTAGAGTTCCAGCGGATCAACTGGTTAAAACGCATGCACCCCTGGTGCGCCGGATCGCCTATCACCTGATGGGCCGCCTGCCGCCAAGCGTGGACGCGAATGACCTCATGCAGGCCGGAATGATCGGACTGCTCGAGGCCGCAAGAAATTACTCGCCGACTCGCGCGGCCAGCTTCGAGACCTATGCGGGCATCCGCATTCGTGGCGCCATGCTGGACGAACTGCGCAAGACGGACTGGACCCCGCGCTCCGTCCACCGGAAGTTGCGCGAGGTGGCTGAAGTAACGAGGCAGATCGAGAACGAAACGGGTGGCGACGCCGAAGACGCGGAAGTGATGAAGCGGCTGGGTATCGACGCCATGGAGTACAACCAGATTCTGGCCGACGCGGCGAGCGCGCGGTTGCTGAGCCTCACGGCGCCGGAAGGCGACGAAGGCGCGGCGATCGACGTCGCGGACCCCGACGCCTCGGGCCCGGAGGGCAACTTCGAGAAGAACGGCCTGCGCGACGCGCTGGCGCAATCGATCGACGGCCTGCCGGAACGCGAGAAGCTGGTGATGTCGCTGTACTACGATGAAGAGCTCAACCTGAAAGAAATCGGTGTGGTACTGGGTGTGAGCGAGTCGCGCGTGTGCCAGATCCATGGCCAGGCCCTGATTCGCCTGCGTG
- a CDS encoding MinD/ParA family ATP-binding protein, whose amino-acid sequence MNTHVDSTQAAGLNWLADRRPTRSIAVAGGKGGVGKTTVAVNLGMALAMGGRDVVLLDADLAMANIDVLLGLQPTRHLGHMLEGECRIEDLILHANHGLKVIPATSGARRMAQLPNIEHAAVIRAFDEYPVAPEYLIVDTAAGISDSVSMFAAASDEVVVVVCDEPASLTDAYALIKVMSREFDVNRFRIVANMVRHAQEGRQLFEKLARVTNRFLDVSLDFMGMVPHDEYLRQAIRRQAAVVDAWPSSRSAVGFKNLARSVDTWGEPEPRVQGRIGFFAERNHMGGGLPL is encoded by the coding sequence ATGAACACACACGTCGATTCCACCCAGGCTGCTGGGCTCAACTGGCTCGCCGACCGTCGTCCCACGCGCAGCATCGCGGTGGCGGGCGGCAAGGGCGGCGTGGGCAAGACCACGGTGGCGGTCAACCTCGGCATGGCGCTCGCGATGGGCGGCCGTGACGTGGTCCTGCTGGACGCGGATCTGGCCATGGCGAACATCGATGTGCTGCTGGGCCTGCAGCCCACGCGCCATCTGGGCCACATGCTCGAAGGCGAGTGCCGCATCGAGGACCTGATCCTCCACGCCAACCACGGCCTGAAGGTGATCCCGGCGACCTCGGGCGCGCGCCGCATGGCGCAGCTGCCGAATATCGAGCACGCCGCCGTGATCCGCGCCTTCGACGAATACCCGGTCGCCCCCGAATATCTGATCGTCGACACCGCCGCCGGCATCTCCGACAGCGTGTCGATGTTCGCGGCAGCCTCCGACGAAGTGGTGGTCGTGGTCTGCGACGAGCCGGCCTCGCTGACCGACGCCTACGCGCTGATCAAGGTGATGAGCCGCGAGTTCGACGTGAACCGCTTCCGCATCGTCGCCAACATGGTCCGCCATGCGCAGGAAGGCCGTCAGCTGTTCGAGAAGCTGGCCCGCGTGACCAACCGCTTCCTGGACGTGTCCCTGGATTTCATGGGCATGGTTCCGCACGACGAGTACCTGCGTCAGGCCATCCGCCGTCAGGCGGCCGTGGTCGACGCCTGGCCGAGCAGCCGCTCGGCGGTGGGATTCAAGAATCTGGCCCGGTCGGTCGATACATGGGGTGAACCCGAACCCCGGGTGCAGGGTCGCATCGGCTTTTTCGCCGAACGGAACCACATGGGGGGAGGGCTGCCGCTGTGA